GCATGAGTCCAGGAAGGGGAAATGATGGAAGAGGTTTATCAGTATCTCTGGTCTTTTATCCCTTTGGGATGAGATCTCAGCAAATCATTCTGCCATGGGCTTCATTATAGCTTACAAGGATTTAGAATCATAGTCAGCAGTTTCCTCTGggatttctgagaaaatattgGAAGCAGTTGTGGACAGTGAGGTTTTGTGATCCAGCACCACGCCAGGCTCCGCCACAGCTGATATAAGAGATGTCTTGGTGCTGATCAGCCCACACTGCTTTGTAGGCCAGTCTCCAAAAGATGCCTGGTATAGCAGAGCAAGATGCTGCTGAAGAAACTCACTCTTTTCTAGCAGCTGGCTAAAGGGAGACTCTCACAGCTGTGCATCTGTCAGGTCAAACCAGGGGAAGGTTCTGGGAAGAGAGACCAAGCAGAATCTTTTATGGGCAACACCAGTCTGTTGCAGCTTGCTAATAACTTAACAAATAACGTCTTTCTTCAGTGTCTACTagtcttttgtcttttttttttttttttggtctttgagAAACAATCAGACTCTGAGATGTGAAGCTGAAGTGTTCCAGGCATTACTGTGCCAGGCATAGCAGAACTAAACATAACGACTCTGTGGAGATCCTGTACCAGTAGGAGCCTTTTCCCTCAAATAGTGTTCCCCTGACTTTGCATCCTCAGTAACCCAGTCTTGAACTAATGTAAGTTCATTACTCATAAAAACCATCCTCTCCAGGTATTCCAATaggacttcttttcttttcttttcttttcttttcttttcttttcttttcttttcttttcttttcttttcttttcttttcttttttcttttctttggcatCCAGTGTCCCAGTCCTGACCAGCGGCTTCAGACAATCCCAACTACTAGCCAAACAGAAACCACGGACCAGGACAAAATAACTCAGGGATGATAGTCCTGGTCTTTTATTGCTAACATACCTAAAGCAATCTTTTCCTGGCAGGTGTGTGGTCCTAAGAGCAGCACACATTTCAGCACCTTCCAACCCAACAAGACAGCCCCGTGCTTCAGCTGTGGGATGTGGCAAGTTTCAGAGCAAAGAGAAAACCTGGACAAGCAGCATCTCAGCATTCAACCTTTTACTTACTCCTCTTGAGTCATTGAAGAGGCAAATTTTTTGCTGACAAAACTCTCGCACTCAAACCGTGGGCAGGAAGCTTTCTGCTCGGCACAGATGGGGCAGTGTGCAGGAAAACAGAGGTCATTGAGCAATTTCAATGCCTTCTGGTGAGGCAGGCTCTGCCACATGCTGCTGTTCAGGGCTGCATAGAAAATGCCCACCAGCCATTTGCCATTGACTCTAATTTTccctgcaaaacaaaatcaaatgtcAACAACCAATATGCACACAGGTGTGAAGAGAGATTCTCGACTCACAGGCCTGCAAAGAATTGCGTTAGCAATCAGAGCTGGTTTATTTGAAACCTCTGATTTAGGATCATTTCAGGTGAGgatattaaaattaatctttgctATTGAGTTTAAACAAAGCGAGAGGTTTTACCCTGGGAGCTGAGGGGGCATGTTGCCTGCACAACAGCAAGGTCTTGCAGCGCTGCTGTGACTGTCCCCTTCATCCCCCACTCCTTCGTAGGCTCCTTGCCAGAGCATTGGTACTGTGGCCTCACGATGGCATTGTAGCAAAGGAGTTGCTTCAAcctgaaaacaaatgcacacGAAGAACCGAGTGTGCCAGAAGAGCAGGATATCTCAGAGCCCACCTCGTCCCAGAGCCCCTGGCCCCTTCCGTCGGCCTTGCAATCAGCATCAGCATTGCCCTGCTTTGGCTGATGGGGGAgaagcagggtggggaggaggaagcagctgtCCTGTGTGGGATCTGCAAACTGAAAGGAAATGCGGTGCACTGGGTTTGCTTTTTTGCCTGAGGAAAAAGCAGACTGCTGCCTTGCAAGTTTTTCGCTGCGTTACCTCACAGTTATCTTACAGCAGTAACCAGAGGCCCTGGCAGGAGCGGGGTTTCAGTACCGGTGCTGTGTTTGAGCTGGACCTGCTTTGACACCTCCTGACTGTGTCTGAGTTCATAGCCACAAAGCCTAGGGCTTCctttagaaaaacagagagcTGAAATTCTGAAGTGGTCCCATGAACCCAGCAGCTGGGGGCCTAGGGGAGTGACTGACCATGACCAGGTTCGCAGCAACGCTTTGCAGGAAAATCGTGAGGCACGGTAAAAGCTGTGCTCCCATGCAGCTCTGGCTGGGCCAGAGCACACACACTGTCCTCACCCCTCGAGCTTCGGGATGCAAAAATGGCGTGGGCCGTTTTACCTGGGCAGAGGGACCGCAGTGACGAGGCTGTACACCACGCAGGGTTTCCGGATGGCCGTCCGCACAGCGGAGCAGACGGACGCCACGTGTGAcggcaggcagcagaggaacaggACGTCTGCCCAGGCCGCCAGCTGCGCGTTGTCGTAGAGGCAGGCGaggccctgctcctgcgggTCTGCTGCAGCAAGCGAGGTGCACGGGGCTCAGAGCCCACGGACCCAGCGCAGGGAAGAAGCACCCACGTGCGGGTGATGCACGACCACCCCTCCCAGGCTGGCTGCCCACCCAAAATGGTGCAGGGGGTCGTTGGCTGCCATCACTGCTCCTGCATGGCAAAGGGCACCTGCGTGACGGAGCAGGCAGCCTCCCGGCCAGGAATTAACATGCAGAGAGCTCAGCCCAGTTCATGCAGGCTGATCTAAAGCCATAGAGCCGAGCCCTGGGATCTGGCTAGTTTTCAGCATCTATAAAAAGCCACTTAATAACCcctgcttcctctctgccctgaTATGATTAGGAGGAGGAATTTTTTCATTGAGTCCCACTGCCGGGCCCTGGCTGGGGAGCACTTACCCAGGCTCTCGGGGCGCCAGGTGGAAATGCGGATAGAAGGGCGCGGAGCCCGGCCCAGCGCCAGCAGCACTCGGGCCAGCTGCTTCCCGAGGTGGCCCCCGCCGATAATGCCAACCTTCAGGCGGTGGCTGCCCACCAGGGAAGTCGGCAAGGCCTCCTCGGTCCCGCTTGGTCTGGGGAAGCAGAGGACCTGGTGTCAGCCCAGCGGGAGCCATGTTTGCCCAGACCACCTGCAGTCCTGCCCTCCAGGAAGGGTCCCATGCCACGAGTCCAGACAGCTcgtcccagccctgctcctcacaTCCAGCCC
This Cygnus atratus isolate AKBS03 ecotype Queensland, Australia chromosome 5, CAtr_DNAZoo_HiC_assembly, whole genome shotgun sequence DNA region includes the following protein-coding sequences:
- the NOXRED1 gene encoding NADP-dependent oxidoreductase domain-containing protein 1; protein product: TTSFQADETIEGEEGLLYLTRRHKGLAVNACAYAIFFCRLLQALRPSGTEEALPTSLVGSHRLKVGIIGGGHLGKQLARVLLALGRAPRPSIRISTWRPESLADPQEQGLACLYDNAQLAAWADVLFLCCLPSHVASVCSAVRTAIRKPCVVYSLVTAVPLPRLKQLLCYNAIVRPQYQCSGKEPTKEWGMKGTVTAALQDLAVVQATCPLSSQGKIRVNGKWLVGIFYAALNSSMWQSLPHQKALKLLNDLCFPAHCPICAEQKASCPRFECESFVSKKFASSMTQEETFPWFDLTDAQL